The Campylobacter concisus sequence AACGTGTGCCAAATACCATTTTGGCTTCTATAAAAGGCGTTGAAGGCGAAGCTATGCTTTGGGATCTAAATAAAGCTGGCATCGCAGCTTCAACTGGCTCAGCATGTGCAAGTGAAACATTAGAGAGTAACCCAATAATGGAGGCTATAGGGGCAGATAAAGAGCTAGCTCACACCGCACTTAGACTATCTCTTTCTAGATTTAATACAGAAGAAGAGATTGATTATGCGATCGAGCACATAACAAAAGCAGTAAATAGACTAAGAGGTATCTCTAGTACATTTGCCTACGCCCCAGAATGGCATAAGAGTGGATTATAAAATTTAAAGGAAAATAACATGGCAAAGAATAATTTGATCGGAGGCTCTATCTGGGATGAGTATTCTAAGGTAGTGCAAGATAGGATGAATAATCCTAAATTTATGGGAGAGATAACCGAAGAAGATGCTAAAAAGGCAAACGCAAAGCTTATTGTGGCTGACTTTGGTGCAGAAAGTTGCGGTGATGCGGTTAGGCTATACTGGCTTGTTGATGAAAAGACAGACAAAATAATAGATGCTAAATTTAAAAGCTTTGGCTGTGGTACAGCGATAGCTAGCTCTGATACGATGGCTGAGCTTTGTATCGGCAAAACAGTTGATGAAGCAGTCAAGATCACAAACCTTGATGTCGAAAAGGCTATGCGTGACAATCCAGAAACGCCAGCAGTTCCACCCCAAAAGATGCACTGCTCAGTTATGGCGTATGATGTTATAAAAGCAGCAGCTGCAAGCTATAAAGGCATAGATCCAGAGCATTTTGAAGATGAGATCATCGTTTGCGAGTGCGCTAGGGTAAGCCTTGGTACGATTAAAGAAGTGATAAGACTAAATGACCTTCACACAGTTGAGGAAATCACGCAATATACCAAAGCTGGTGCATTTTGCAAGTCTTGCGTAAAGCCTGGTGGCCATGAAAAAAGAGAATATTATTTGGTGGATATTTTACGTGATACTAGGGCTGAAATGGAGCGTGAGAAGATTGAAGCTCAGGCAAATGCTCAAGCAAATCACTCTTTAGGCGACATTAGCTTTGAAAATATGACGATGGTAGGGCAGTTAAAAGCAGTCGAGTCTGTCATAGATAAAGAAATTCGCCCAATGCTCGAGATGGATGGTGGAAATTTAGAAATTTTAGATATCAGAAATGATAACGGAGAAAATACTGATATTTACATCCGCTATCTTGGTGCTTGCTCGGGCTGTGCGAGCGGCTCAACTGGCACTCTTTACGCGATTGAAAATGTCTTACAAGAGAGCTTAAGCCCAAAAATTAGGGTAATGCCTATTTGATTTTATTAACTAGCCCTTGTGGGCTAGTTTTTATTCTCTTAAAAATTTTAAAATTTCACTTCTAATTTGATTCAAATCACCCACAAATTTTTTTTCAAACTGCGAGCGATTAAAGGTTCGCTGACGTTTTGCTAACTGAGCCGTGTGTGTAGCTATGAGCTCTTCAAGCTCGTTTTGAGAAATTTCTTTATCTAAAAATTGCTTACACTCTTTTAAACCTATTGATTTTAGTGGTTTTGGCTCACTTTTGTATTTATTAAACAAAAATTTCGCCTCATCTATGAGCCCAGCTTCAAGCATGCCTTTTGTTCTCTTTTTGATACGTTCTCTAAGCTCATCTTTATCCCATAAAATTTCAAATATCGCTAGTTCTTTTATGATGCTCTCTTTAGTATTTTCTCTTAGCCAAATGCTTGGAATTTGGCTACTAAATTTATAAATTTGATACCACTTTTCGAGGCGATAAGAGTCGTTTTGGCTAAATTTACTTGCAAACTCAGGATCGATTTTTATAGCTAGTTTATAAATTTCTTCATTGCTTAAATTTAGCTCACATTTTGGCACATCTGGTGCAAGTCCGCTAAGCATTGATTTTAGATAAAAGCCACTACCTCCTGTAATGATGAGCGGGCAGTCTTGTAAGTGCGCAAATTCCTTTGCGTTTTTATAAATTTCAAAAAATGCCCCAACGCTAAATTCTTCATCAGGATAAATTTCATTTACACCAAAGTGCTTTATGGTTTCAAGCTGCTCTTTATTTGGCTTTGCGCTGGCGATATCTATCTCTTTATAAAGTGCAAGCGAATCAAGGCTTAAGATGACGCCATTAAGCTCCTTTGCAAGCTCAAATGCAAGATCGCTTTTGCCACTTGCCGTGGTGCCAATTATTGCAAATTCTTTAAACAAATCTAGCCCTCATAAAACGAGCTAAAGAGTAAAATTTCATCATTTTCCTCGTTATTTTTGCCATCTTTTATAAGATCAGCCAAAACACCGGCAAAATACGGAGCGAAGCTAAGTTCATTTAATCCATAGGCTTGGTTATAGATCAAGTTACTATATATGTTATCGCGTCCAAGAGCTGGCTTATCGTTTGAGCTAAGAAGCACGTAGTTTGCCCTAAAACTAGGCTCTTTTAGCTCGCTTATACCAAGATGTATCTTTAGCTCATTTAAAAATGCATTAATCTTTTCAGTTTTAACAAGCGTATCGATAGCGCCGACTTGTAAATTTGTAATAATCGTAACGCCATTTTTAGTTGGATAAATTTTGGCAAATAGATCATTTAAAATGATTGGTTTTTTAGGGATTTGCCCTTCATTCAGACTAAGATCAATGGTGTAAAATTTAGCCAAAATCGCATTTAAGCTCGTACCTAGCTTATTTGAAAGCTCTAAATTTTTTGAAGCGATCACAAAGCTATCAGCCTCATATTCGCCGTTATTACCAATAGCTTTTTGCACTATTTGCCCTTGCGTTTTTAGCTCATAAATTTCATCATTTATAAATTTTACACCAAGAGAATTTAGCTCATTTATCAAAGCTTTTTTGAGCTCATTTGTGTCAATACTTGCGTTTTTGGCTAAATTTATAGCACCTTTTATGTTTTTATTTATTAGCCCAAAATTTGCAAGCTCTTTATCTACGCTTAAAATTTCTTGCTCGCTATGGGCAACTTTTATCTCATCAAGCCTTTTTTTAAAGCTTTCATTATCGCTAAAAAGTAGATAAACACCGCTCTCATCGAAATTTATCTGCGGATATTTGTTGTTTAAATCTCTTAAAATTTCAAAGTTTTTCTTACCAAATTTTGAAAACAAAATTTGCATCTTTTTGTCGTGAGCTTTGGTTGATTTAAGTGTAAAATTTGTCATCCAAGCTCTAAAATTTTCATTTAAGCAAATACTTATATCAAGCTCGCTTTTTTTGCTAACTAGCCCCATAAATGAGCTAGATATCGCTCCATCTTTTGCAAGAGCGTGTGTGCCAAAAGGCGTTAAAATTCCATTTGTAAAATCATCTTTTTGGTTGCTAATAATTAAAATTTCTTCACCCTTTTTAGCTAATTCGTAAGCCGTAAATAACGCACTAAAACTATCTCCAATAATCGCTACTTTGCCCATAATAACCCTTTGTTTTAAATTAATCTTGTAATGATAATATAAATTCAAATTTAAAGCAAAATGGTGTAAAATCAACCATTTTTAAAGAAAATGGAAATTTATCAAATGATAGAAAAATTAAAAATTATCGCTGAACTTATCGTTTTTAAGCATTCTGTTTTTGCTTTGCCTTTTATTTTTGTTGCGATGATAGTTGCTAGCAAGATAGAAAGTGGCTCGGCTTGGTTTGGCTTTAAACTACTTATTTTAGGTACTTTTTGCGCTGTTAGTGCTAGAAATTTTGCTATGGCTTTTAATAGATATAAAGATGAAGATATCGATAAGCTAAATCCGCGAACTGCAAGCCGTCCAAGTGTTGATGGTCGTATCGGTAGGAGCAATATGCAGCTTTTTATAGTGGCAAATGCGTTTATTTTTATCGCATGCGCTTATTTTATAAATTCGCTCGCATTTTGGCTAAGTTTTCCTATTTTAGCTATTCTTGGCGGATATTCGCTGTTTAAGCGCTTTAGCGAGCTAGCACACTTGGTGCTTGGCCTTAGCCTAGGTCTTGCTCCCATCGCTGGCGTGGTCGCAGTGAGTGCTGCTATACCGCTTTGGAGCGTATTACTTTGCCTTGGTGTGACATTTTGGGTAGCTGGATTTGACTTGCTTTACTCACTTCAGGATATGAAATTTGATAAAGAAAACAAGCTCTTTAGCATACCAGCTATTTACGGCGACAAGGCTACACTTTTTTTATCAGCCATTTTTCATGCTTTAGCTTTTATATTTTGGCTACTTTTTGCTTGGGCGGCTGGGCTTGGAGCGATGGCATTTTTTGGAATTTTAGTAAGCGGCGTGATCTTATTTTTTGAGCATAGGATCGTAAGACGCGACTTTAGCAAGATAGATAGAGCATTTTTTACGTTAAATGGCTATTTGGGAATTTTATTTTTTATCTTTGTTTGGATTAGCGTATTATGAGTGAGATTAAGCTGTTTAAGGCACCTCTTGATATGGAATTTGAGTCTGATAAAGATGGGAGCGAGAAATTTAAAAGAGAGTTTGACTCCATCTTGCCGGGTGAAGAGGATGCGCTTGGGGCTTGGCTAAAACGAGCTAAATCGCGTGGCGAAACCAAAGAGAGCGATCAAGTTTTATTAACTTTACTGATCGAGCTTCATAGAAAAGTCGATGCTCTGAGTGATTATATTAAAAATGAGCATAAGCAATATTTGCCACTAAAAGAGAGGGCGAGTATCGAAGAAATCGGTTTTACACATATAAAAATAAGCGAAGAAAAATTTATAAAAGATGAAATTTACTACGCAAGGATTGCTATGCCTATCTTTCCAAAGAGAAATTTGAGTCTTTATTTAAGAGCTATTAGCGAAAATTTAGCAAAGATAGAAAATATGCACGAAGAGGATG is a genomic window containing:
- a CDS encoding iron-sulfur cluster assembly scaffold protein yields the protein MAKNNLIGGSIWDEYSKVVQDRMNNPKFMGEITEEDAKKANAKLIVADFGAESCGDAVRLYWLVDEKTDKIIDAKFKSFGCGTAIASSDTMAELCIGKTVDEAVKITNLDVEKAMRDNPETPAVPPQKMHCSVMAYDVIKAAAASYKGIDPEHFEDEIIVCECARVSLGTIKEVIRLNDLHTVEEITQYTKAGAFCKSCVKPGGHEKREYYLVDILRDTRAEMEREKIEAQANAQANHSLGDISFENMTMVGQLKAVESVIDKEIRPMLEMDGGNLEILDIRNDNGENTDIYIRYLGACSGCASGSTGTLYAIENVLQESLSPKIRVMPI
- the miaA gene encoding tRNA (adenosine(37)-N6)-dimethylallyltransferase MiaA, whose product is MFKEFAIIGTTASGKSDLAFELAKELNGVILSLDSLALYKEIDIASAKPNKEQLETIKHFGVNEIYPDEEFSVGAFFEIYKNAKEFAHLQDCPLIITGGSGFYLKSMLSGLAPDVPKCELNLSNEEIYKLAIKIDPEFASKFSQNDSYRLEKWYQIYKFSSQIPSIWLRENTKESIIKELAIFEILWDKDELRERIKKRTKGMLEAGLIDEAKFLFNKYKSEPKPLKSIGLKECKQFLDKEISQNELEELIATHTAQLAKRQRTFNRSQFEKKFVGDLNQIRSEILKFLRE
- a CDS encoding FAD-dependent oxidoreductase, producing the protein MGKVAIIGDSFSALFTAYELAKKGEEILIISNQKDDFTNGILTPFGTHALAKDGAISSSFMGLVSKKSELDISICLNENFRAWMTNFTLKSTKAHDKKMQILFSKFGKKNFEILRDLNNKYPQINFDESGVYLLFSDNESFKKRLDEIKVAHSEQEILSVDKELANFGLINKNIKGAINLAKNASIDTNELKKALINELNSLGVKFINDEIYELKTQGQIVQKAIGNNGEYEADSFVIASKNLELSNKLGTSLNAILAKFYTIDLSLNEGQIPKKPIILNDLFAKIYPTKNGVTIITNLQVGAIDTLVKTEKINAFLNELKIHLGISELKEPSFRANYVLLSSNDKPALGRDNIYSNLIYNQAYGLNELSFAPYFAGVLADLIKDGKNNEENDEILLFSSFYEG
- the mqnP gene encoding menaquinone biosynthesis prenyltransferase MqnP, whose translation is MIEKLKIIAELIVFKHSVFALPFIFVAMIVASKIESGSAWFGFKLLILGTFCAVSARNFAMAFNRYKDEDIDKLNPRTASRPSVDGRIGRSNMQLFIVANAFIFIACAYFINSLAFWLSFPILAILGGYSLFKRFSELAHLVLGLSLGLAPIAGVVAVSAAIPLWSVLLCLGVTFWVAGFDLLYSLQDMKFDKENKLFSIPAIYGDKATLFLSAIFHALAFIFWLLFAWAAGLGAMAFFGILVSGVILFFEHRIVRRDFSKIDRAFFTLNGYLGILFFIFVWISVL